From one Suricata suricatta isolate VVHF042 chromosome 8, meerkat_22Aug2017_6uvM2_HiC, whole genome shotgun sequence genomic stretch:
- the PLEKHG5 gene encoding pleckstrin homology domain-containing family G member 5, whose amino-acid sequence MWRAGDDQSLAEEKGLRCQNPNCMDKGRAAKVCHHADCQQLHRRGPLNLCEACDSKFHSAMHYDGHVRFDLPPQGSVLARNVSTRSCPPRTSPAVDLEEEEESSMDGKGDRKSTGLKLSKKARRRHTDDPSKECFTLKFDLNVDIETEIVPAMKKKSLGEVLLPVFERKGITLSKVDIYLDQSNTPLSLTFEAYRFGGHYLRVKAKPGDEGKVEQGVKDSKSLSLPILRPARAGPPSLERVDPQSRRESLDILAPGRRRKNMSEFLGETSIPGQEAPMPSSCSLPSGSSGGSDSWKNRAASRFSGFFSSGPSASALGREVDKMEQLEAKLHAYGLFGLPRPPHRLRFDHDSWEEEGDEEEEEEEDACLRLEDSWRELIDGHEKLTRRQCHQQEAVWELLHTEASYIKKLRVITNVSVGPHPAFLRPRASLWGPLSRVWGFAENRGRKALGRFAELAEHWAHSCARSPHPVEAERLFSNIPEIVRLHRGLWGSVMVPVLEKARRTRTLLQPGDFLRGFKMFGSLFKPYIRYCMEEEGCMEYMRGLLRDNDLFRAYVTWAEKHQQCQRLKLSDMLAKPHQRLTKYPLLLKSVLRKTDEPRAKEAVVTMIDSVERFIHHVNACMRQRQERQRLAAVVSRIDAYEAVEGSNDEVDKLLKEFLHLDLTAPIPGASPEETRQLLLEGSLRMREGKDSKMDVYCFLFTDLLLVTKAVKKAERTKIIRPPLLVDKIVCRELRDPGSFLLIHLNEFHSAVGAYTFQASGQALCRGWLDAIYNAQNQLQQLRAQEQPGGQQHLQSLEEEEDEQEEEDEEDEEEEDEEEDGGSSTSAASSPTILRKSSNSLSSQRCASDGSTETLAMVVVEPGEPLSSPEFEGGPFSSQSDETSLSTTASSATPTSELLPLGPVDGRSCSVDSAYGTLSPTSLQDFVAPAPVAEPAPRPPGSPQAPSPPPSPRLRRRTPVQLLPRLPHLLKSKSEASLLQLLSGATARGAPPGPSRSLSELCLAITVSGTRTQGSPQEAGPSWVHRETPSPGSGPKPSELEGRTSCPAGDPERPTRRGRELPLGASPKVQPEPHPGISAQHRKLTLAQLYRIRTTLLLNSTLTAS is encoded by the exons ATGTGGAGGGCAGGGG ACGACCAGAGCCTGGCGGAGGAAAAGGGCCTGCGCTGTCAGAACCCCAACTGCATGGACAAGGGGCGGGCAGCCAAG GTATGCCACCACGCTGACTGCCAGCAGCTGCACCGCCGGGGGCCCCTCAACCTCTGCGAGGCCTGTGACAGCAAGTTCCACAGCGCCATGCATTATGACGGGCACGTCCGCTTCGACCTGCCTCCTCAAG GCTCTGTCCTGGCCAGGAACGTGTCTACCCGGTCATGCCCCCCACGCACCAGCCCTGCAGTGGacttggaggaggaagaggaaagctcTATGGATGGCAAAGG GGACCGGAAGAGCACAGGCCTGAAACTCTCGAAGAAGGCAAGGAGGAGACACACAGAT GACCCCAGCAAAGAGTGCTTCACCTTGAAGTTTGACCTGAACGTGGACATTGAGACAGAGATCGTACCGGCCATGAAGAAGAAGTCGCTGGG GGAGGTGCTGCTGCCGGTATTTGAAAGGAAGGGCATCACACTGAGCAAAGTGGACATCTACCTGGACCAATCCAACACGCCCCTGTCCCTCACCTTTGAGGCCTACAGATTCGGGGGACACTACCTGCGGGTCAAAG CCAAGCCAGGGGACGAGGGAAAGGTGGAACAAGGAGTGAAGGACTCCAAGTCCCTGAGTCTGCCGATCCTGCGGCCAGCCAGGGCCGGGCCCCCCTCCTTGGAGCGCGTGGACCCCCAGAGCCGCCGGGAGAGCCTGGATATCCTG GCCCCTGGCCGCCGGCGGAAGAACATGTCGGAGTTCCTGGGGGAGACCAGCATCCCTGGGCAGGAGGCCCCCATGCCTTCCAGCTGCTCTCTGCCCAGTGGTAGCAGTGGTGGCAGCGACAGCTGGAAAAACCGGGCAGCAAGTCGCTTCAGTGGATTCTTCAGCTCGGGTCCCAGCGCCAGCGCCTTGGGACGG GAGGTGGACAAGATGGAGCAGCTGGAGGCCAAACTGCATGCTTACGGCCTCTTCGGGCTGCCGCGGCCACCCCACCGGCTGCGCTTCGACCACGACTcgtgggaggaagagggggacgaggaggaggaggaggaggaggacgccTGTCTGCGGCTGGAGGACAGCTGGCGGGAGCTCATCGACGGGCATGAG AAGCTGACACGGAGGCAGTGCCACCAGCAGGAGGCGGTGTGGGAGCTCCTGCACACAGAGGCCTCCTACATTAAGAAACTGAGGGTGATCACCAACGTGAGTGTGGGACCGCATCCTGCCTTCCTGCGCCCCAGAGCCTCCCTCTGGGGGCCCCTGAGCAGGGTCTGGGGCTTTgcagagaacaggggaaggaaagCTCTGGGCAGGTTCGCCGAGTTGGCTGAGCACTGGGCTCACTctt gtgcccGCAGCCCACACCCG GTGGAGGCGGAGCGCCTGTTCAGCAACATCCCAGAGATCGTGCGGCTTCACCGCGGCCTGTGGGGCAGCGTGATGGTGCCGGTGCTGGAGAAGGCACGACGCACACGGACGCTGCTGCAGCCTGGGGACTTCCTCAGAGGCTTCAAGATG TTCGGCTCCCTCTTCAAGCCCTACATCCGATACTGCATGGAGGAGGAGGGCTGCATGGAGTACATGCGCGGCCTGCTGCGCGACAACGACCTCTTCCGGGCCTACGTCACG TGGGCCGAGAAGCACCAGCAGTGCCAGCGGCTGAAGCTGAGTGACATGCTGGCCAAGCCCCACCAGAGGCTCACCAAGTACCCGCTGCTGCTCAAGTCAGTGCTGAGAAAGACCGACGAGCCGCGCGCCAAGGAGGCTGTCGTCACCATG ATCGACTCCGTGGAGCGCTTCATCCACCACGTGAACGCGTGCATGCGGCAGCGGCAGGAGCGGCAGCGGCTGGCGGCTGTCGTGAGCCGCATCGACGCCTACGAGGCGGTGGAAGGCAGCAACGACGAGGTGGACAAG CTCCTGAAGGAATTTCTGCATCTGGACCTGACAGCACCCATCCCTGGCGCCTCCCCTGAGGAGACACGGCAACTGCTGCTGGAGGGCAGCCTgaggatgagggaggggaaggacagcAAG atGGACGTGTACTGCTTCCTCTTTACGGACCTACTCTTGGTGACCAAGGCAGTGAAGAAGGCCGAGAGGACCAAGATCATCCGGCCACCGCTGCTGGTGGATAAGATTGTGTGCCGGGAGCTCCGAGACCCCG GCTCCTTCCTCCTCATCCACCTGAACGAGTTCCACAGTGCCGTGGGGGCCTACACGTTCCAGGCCAGTGGCCAGGCTTTGTGCCGTGGCTGGCTGGACGCCATTTACAACGCCCAG AACCAGCTGCAGCAGCTGCGCGCCCAGGAGCAGCCAGGCGGCCAGCAGCACCTGCAGagcctggaagaggaggaggatgagcaggaggaggaggatgaagaggaCGAGGAGGAAGAGGACGAGGAGGAAGATGGGGGGAGCAGCACTTCTGCCGCCAGCTCCCCCACCATCCTGCGCAAGAGCAGCAATAGTCTCAGCTCCCAGCGCTG TGCCTCAGATGGCTCCACGGAGACCCTGGCCATGGTCGTGGTGGAGCCTGGGGAGCCGCTGTCTTCTCCCGAGTTCGAGGGTGGCCCCTTCAGCTCCCAGTCAGACGAGACCTCTCTCAGCACCACTGCCTCCTCTGCCACACCCACCAGCGAGCTGCTGCCCCTGGGCCCCGTGGATGGCCGCTCCTGCTCCGTGGACTCTGCCTACggcaccctctcccccacctccctacaAGACTTTGTGGCCCCGGCCCCTGTGGCGGAGCCAGCACCCCGGCCCCCAGGGTCACCAcaagccccctcacccccaccctcacctcgtCTCCGCCGCCGCACCCCTGTCCAGCTGCTGCCCCGCCTGCCCCACCTGCTCAAGTCCAAATCTGAGGCTAGCCTCCTCCAGCTGCTGTCAGGGGCCACCGCCCGCGGCGCACCCCCGGGCCCCAGCCGCAGTCTGTCCGAACTCTGCTTGGCCATTACGGTCTCTGGCACGAGGACTCAGGGCTCTCCTCAGGAAGCTGGGCCCAGCTGGGTTCACCGGGAGACACCCAGCCCTGGCAGTGGCCCCAAGCCATCAGAGCTAGAGGGCAGAACCAGCTGCCCGGCTGGGGACCCAGAAAGACCcaccaggagaggcagagagctgcCCTTGGGGGCCTCACCCAAGGTCCAGCCCGAACCCCACCCAGGGATCTCTGCCCAGCACCGGAAGCTGACGCTGGCCCAACTGTACCGAATCAGGACCACCCTGCTGCTTAACTCCACGCTCACTGCCTCGTGA
- the TNFRSF25 gene encoding LOW QUALITY PROTEIN: tumor necrosis factor receptor superfamily member 25 (The sequence of the model RefSeq protein was modified relative to this genomic sequence to represent the inferred CDS: inserted 1 base in 1 codon) — MDLRLGGCTAAVAAVLLLVLRGAQGQGGPASPKCDCASNFQKRNGLFCCKGCPAGHYLKAPCPQPCGASTCLPCPRGTFLARENHHETRCARCQACDEEVSQVALRNCSAVADAHCGCDPGWFPECLVKPCKDGSPFRCHPCSDCEALHRHTREPCSIRDTDCGTCLPGFFDYGNSCVSCPTSTLGSCPEPCLTVCGWRQMFWVQVLLAGLVVPLLLGATLTYTYHRCRPCKPMVPNEAGLEALTPLQATHLSPGDSTLLAPPSNTEKVRAVQLVGDGWTLGSPQIQEAPCMEVMWSWDXXXXXXXXXXXXXXXXXXXXXXXXXXXXXXXXXXAVPARRWKEFVRTLGLREAEIEAVEVEVGRFRDQQYEMLKRWRQQQPAGLGAVYAALERMGLDGCAEDLRSRLQRGP, encoded by the exons ATGGACTTGCGGCTGGGGGGCTGCACGGCAGCGGTGGCCGCG GTCCTGCTCCTCGTGCTGCGGGGCGCCCAGGGCCAGGGCGGCCCAGCCAGTCCGAAGTGTGATTGTGCCTCCAACTTCCAGAAGAGGAACGGTCTGTTCTGTTGCAAGGGCTGTCCAGCTG GGCACTACCTGAAGGCCCCCTGCCCACAGCCCTGTGGCGCCTCCACCTGTCTCCCGTGCCCCCGCGGCACCTTCCTGGCCAGGGAGAACCACCATGAGACCCGCTGCGCCCGCTGCCAGGCCTGTGATGAGGAGG TGTCCCAGGTGGCCCTGAGGAACTGCTCAGCAGTGGCAGATGCTCACTGTGGCTGTGACCCAGGCTGGTTCCCCGAGTGCTTGGTCAAGCCCTGCAAGGACGGCTCCCCCTTCCGCTGCCACCCATGCTCAGACTGCGAGGCCCTGCACCGCCACACCCGGGAACCCT GCTCCATCAGGGACACCGACTGTGGGACCTGCCTGCCTGGCTTCTTCGACTATGGCAACAGCTGCGTGTCCTGCCCCAC GAGCACCCTTGGGAGCTGTCCTGAGCCCTGTCTGACTGTCTGTGGCTGGAGGCAGA TGTTCTGGGTCCAAGTGCTCCTGGCTGGCCTGGTGGTCCCACTCCTGCTTGGTGCCACCCTGACCTACACATACCACCGCTGCCGGCCTTGCAAGCCCATGGTTCCTA ATGAAGCTGGGTTGGAGGCCCTGACTCCCCTCCAG GCCACTCACCTGTCACCCGGGGACAGCACCCTTCTGGCGCCACCGAGCAACACTGAGAAGGTCCGAGCTGTCCAGTTGGTAGGCGATGGCTGGACCCTCGGCTCCCCTCAGATCCAGGAGGCGCCCTGCATGGAGGTGATGTGGTCCTGGG CNNNNNNNNNNNNNNNNNNNNNNNNNNNNNNNNNNNNNNNNNNNNNNNNNNNNNNNNNNNNNNNNNNNNNNNNNNNNNNNNNNNNNNNNNNNNNNNNNNNNGCGGTGCCGGCACGGCGCTGGAAGGAGTTCGTGCGCACCCTGGGGCTGCGCGAAGCGGAGATCGAGGCGGTGGAGGTGGAGGTCGGCCGCTTCCGCGACCAGCAGTACGAGATGCTCAAGCGCTGGCGGCAGCAGCAGCCCGCCGGCCTGGGCGCCGTCTACGCGGCGCTGGAGCGCATGGGGCTGGACGGCTGTGCGGAGGACCTACGCAGCCGCCTGCAGCGCGGCCCGTGA